One window from the genome of Malus domestica chromosome 01, GDT2T_hap1 encodes:
- the LOC103407115 gene encoding delta(8)-fatty-acid desaturase 1-like gives MEGEKKYITVEQLKLHNKPSDLWISIQGKVYNITDWAKDHPGGDAILFNMSGQDVTDGFIAYHPPSAWKYLGKFFTGYHLKDFEISEVSKDYRKLASEFNQLGLFENKGHVALYSVISILVMLYLVVYGVLKSESVLVHFGCGCLLGVLWVQGAYIGHDSGHYQVMSSRRYNKMAQFLAGNCLTGISIAWWKWTHNAHHIACNSLDYDPDLQHMPVFAVSTKFFHSITSTFYGRELTFDAVARFLVSHQHFTYYPIMIVGRVNLFIQTFLLLFSKRSIPDRALNIMGILVFWTWFPLLVSCLPNWRERFMFVLASFAVTALQHIQFTLNHFTGDTYLGPPTGNDWFEKQTAGTVDISCSSWMDWFYGGLQFQLEHHLFPRLPRSQLRKISPTVKELCKKHNLPYKSLSFLDANVATIRLLRNAAQQAWDMALPVPKNLAWEAVNTHG, from the coding sequence ATGGAGGGTGAGAAGAAGTACATTACTGTCGAGCAGCTGAAGCTGCACAACAAGCCTTCGGATTTGTGGATCTCTATCCAGGGCAAGGTTTACAATATCACTGATTGGGCGAAAGATCACCCGGGTGGGGATGCCATTCTCTTCAATATGTCCGGCCAGGACGTCACTGATGGATTCATTGCCTACCATCCTCCGTCCGCATGGAAGTACCTGGGAAAGTTCTTCACTGGGTACCATCTGAAAGATTTCGAGATCTCGGAGGTCTCCAAGGATTACAGGAAGCTTGCTTCCGAGTTTAACCAGCTCGGTTTGTTCGAAAACAAAGGGCATGTGGCTCTTTACTCTGTGATTAGTATTCTGGTTATGCTTTACCTTGTTGTGTATGGTGTGTTGAAGTCTGAGAGTGTGTTGGTTCATTTTGGTTGCGGTTGTTTGTTGGGGGTCCTCTGGGTTCAGGGTGCCTATATAGGGCATGACTCTGGGCATTACCAGGTTATGTCGAGCCGCAGGTACAACAAAATGGCACAATTTCTGGCCGGAAATTGCCTGACTGGGATCAGCATTGCTTGGTGGAAATGGACTCACAATGCCCACCACATTGCCTGCAACAGCCTTGACTATGATCCCGATCTTCAGCACATGCCGGTGTTTGCTGTGTCCACGAAATTCTTTCATTCAATAACGTCAACCTTTTATGGAAGAGAGCTGACATTTGATGCTGTGGCTAGATTTTTAGTCAGCCACCAGCATTTTACATATTACCCGATCATGATTGTTGGAAGGGTTAACTTGTTTATTCAGACGTTCTTGCTACTGTTCTCCAAGAGAAGCATCCCAGATAGAGCTTTGAACATAATGGGAATCCTTGTTTTCTGGACTTGGTTTCCTCTCCTTGTTTCGTGTCTGCCTAATTGGAGGGAGAGGTTTATGTTTGTGTTGGCGAGCTTTGCAGTGACAGCACTTCAGCACATTCAGTTCACTTTGAACCATTTCACAGGAGATACTTATCTTGGACCACCAACTGGGAACGATTGGTTCGAGAAGCAGACAGCTGGTACTGTGGATATTTCGTGCTCGAGTTGGATGGACTGGTTCTATGGTGGCCTGCAGTTTCAACTTGAGCATCATTTGTTCCCCCGATTACCCCGTTCCCAGCTGAGGAAGATTTCTCCCACTGTGAAGGAACTATGCAAGAAGCACAATTTGCCTTACAAGAGTTTGTCCTTCTTGGATGCCAATGTGGCCACCATTAGGCTGCTAAGGAATGCTGCCCAGCAGGCTTGGGACATGGCCCTTCCCGTCCCGAAGAACTTGGCCTGGGAAGCTGTTAATACCCATGGCTGA